A stretch of the Comamonas testosteroni TK102 genome encodes the following:
- the crcB gene encoding fluoride efflux transporter CrcB, with translation MLNIFAICIGACLGALSRWGLGLWLSAGASLPWGTLAANLIGGYLIGVFIALFQAMPQLDPAWKLAIITGFLGALTTFSSYSAEVIGLLQQQRLAAALGWASVHLVGSLFMTYMGMISWSIWFSR, from the coding sequence ATGCTCAATATTTTCGCCATCTGCATCGGTGCCTGTCTTGGCGCCCTGTCGCGCTGGGGGCTGGGACTGTGGCTGAGCGCAGGCGCCAGTCTGCCCTGGGGCACCCTGGCAGCCAATCTGATCGGCGGCTATCTGATCGGTGTTTTCATCGCGCTGTTTCAGGCCATGCCCCAGCTGGATCCGGCCTGGAAGTTGGCCATCATCACCGGCTTCCTCGGCGCCCTGACCACGTTTTCCAGCTATTCGGCCGAGGTCATCGGCCTGCTGCAGCAGCAACGTCTGGCTGCCGCTCTGGGCTGGGCCAGCGTGCACCTGGTCGGCTCACTGTTCATGACCTACATGGGCATGATCAGCTGGAGCATCTGGTTCAGCCGTTAA